A genomic stretch from Terriglobia bacterium includes:
- a CDS encoding amino acid adenylation domain-containing protein: MSDIINERIAALSPEKRRALEALLSAEQQKSGSIPRVEREGGVPLSFAQQRLWFMDQLEHGGFGYNISSGWRLTGPLDLTVLQATVEEIARRHESLRTRFVRKDGHDLQVIEPFQSFAMEITDLRHVPEEEQRARIQEAAAAEARIRFDLTQGPLWRVRVLTLSEQQNVILLTMHHIVSDGWSMSILVREVAAIYGAFLKGKPSPLPELSVQYADYAAWQRATLQEDIIERQLQYWCHQLEGSPVLELPFDHPRPPQLSRRGDSVPIHVPGEVVAALYELCRREKTTLFMVLLAAFQIMLSRYSGQEDIVVGTDVANRNRAELEPLIGFFVNQLVMRTHLDNDPTSRELLQQVRETCLSAYANQDVPFERVVERYNPERYLNREPIFQVKLLLQNQPDSFNPFSGVQLEQLGSSEHSARFDLVFTLQESAGRVSGTCIFATDLFERQTVARMVKHWCRLLEELVRTPEKRISELRMLGQEEIDGLLRLGNGAAQAVPEHLAHELFDAQAQKTPNACAVSCEGKSLSYSELQRRANQMAHYLRSLGVGLETRVAVIVRRSAAAVAGMLAISKAGGTYVPLDPEHPPERTKLILEDSRAEFLLMEQEEELLQSPYLRHRVLLTRDAGEISKMPEEEPQSAGYAENAAYLIYTSGSTGRPKGTVISHRSLVNLIEWHAKTYGTGGQDRASQYASQGFDASIWEIWPTLSYGASLHIVTGEDRLSVPRLMDWISTNGITIAFLPTMVATALISHEPEHLPLKTLLTGADRLLPLAVKDPGFSVVNHYGPTEATVVTTWIKVALDGKTIPIGRPVQNAQTYVLDRYLHLCPPGVTGELFIGGAGLARGYWDRADLTAERFLPNPFACGERIYRTGDRVKWRADGTLEYIGRTDQQLKIRGCRIEPGEIEAALREHELVRKVVIAACEDRVGQNHLVAYVVPTGEAVDAQELRTYISGKLPDYMVPSVFVAMEELPLNANGKLDRVMLPYPEQLSGASSGHVAPRTPVEETVAAILCELMRLDKVSVEANFFELGGHSLLATQVISRIRETFHVNFLLRQMFESPTVAQLAALIEDALIDDIEQISEEEAEKLVKLNAAARE; this comes from the coding sequence ATGTCAGACATCATCAATGAACGGATTGCGGCGCTTTCTCCTGAAAAGCGCCGGGCGCTGGAAGCGCTTCTTTCGGCTGAGCAGCAAAAATCCGGGAGCATTCCCCGGGTGGAACGCGAGGGCGGCGTACCGCTCTCCTTTGCCCAGCAGCGGCTGTGGTTCATGGACCAGTTGGAGCATGGCGGCTTTGGATACAACATCTCTTCCGGCTGGCGTCTCACCGGTCCTCTTGACCTGACGGTATTGCAAGCCACCGTGGAAGAAATTGCGCGCAGGCACGAATCGCTGCGGACGCGTTTTGTTCGTAAAGACGGGCACGATCTGCAGGTAATCGAGCCCTTCCAGTCATTCGCCATGGAGATCACCGATCTCAGGCATGTGCCGGAAGAAGAACAGCGGGCACGGATACAGGAAGCAGCCGCCGCTGAGGCCCGCATCCGCTTCGATCTCACACAAGGACCGCTGTGGCGCGTCCGGGTGCTGACTCTGAGCGAGCAGCAGAATGTAATCCTGTTGACGATGCATCATATCGTGAGCGATGGCTGGTCGATGAGCATACTGGTCCGGGAGGTCGCGGCAATTTATGGCGCGTTTCTGAAAGGGAAACCGTCGCCTCTTCCGGAGTTATCCGTGCAATATGCGGACTATGCCGCCTGGCAGCGGGCAACGCTCCAGGAAGACATTATCGAGCGGCAACTTCAATACTGGTGCCACCAACTGGAGGGCTCTCCCGTCCTGGAATTGCCGTTTGACCATCCCCGGCCGCCGCAACTGAGCCGTCGCGGTGATTCTGTCCCCATCCACGTGCCGGGAGAGGTGGTTGCGGCCCTTTATGAGCTGTGTCGGCGTGAAAAGACCACCTTGTTCATGGTGCTGCTCGCGGCCTTTCAGATCATGCTCTCACGCTATAGCGGACAAGAAGACATTGTTGTGGGTACCGATGTCGCAAATCGAAACCGGGCCGAGTTGGAGCCGCTCATCGGATTCTTTGTCAACCAGTTGGTGATGCGTACTCATCTCGACAACGACCCCACAAGCCGGGAGCTGTTGCAGCAGGTTCGCGAAACCTGCCTGAGCGCTTACGCCAACCAGGATGTACCCTTCGAGCGGGTGGTGGAGAGATACAACCCGGAGCGCTACCTGAACCGTGAGCCTATCTTTCAGGTCAAGCTGCTGCTGCAAAATCAACCGGATTCTTTCAATCCATTTTCAGGTGTGCAACTGGAGCAACTTGGCTCGTCTGAGCACAGCGCGCGCTTCGATCTCGTCTTTACACTTCAGGAATCGGCCGGTCGTGTTTCCGGCACATGCATCTTTGCCACGGACCTCTTTGAGAGACAGACAGTGGCCAGGATGGTAAAGCACTGGTGCAGGCTTCTGGAAGAGCTTGTCCGGACGCCGGAAAAGCGCATCTCTGAGCTGCGGATGCTGGGCCAGGAGGAAATCGACGGTCTGCTGCGTCTGGGCAACGGGGCCGCACAGGCTGTTCCTGAGCATCTTGCCCATGAATTGTTTGATGCGCAGGCCCAAAAGACACCCAACGCGTGTGCCGTCAGCTGTGAAGGAAAGAGTCTGAGTTACTCTGAACTGCAACGGCGGGCGAACCAAATGGCGCATTATCTGCGCAGTCTCGGAGTGGGGCTTGAGACGCGTGTGGCGGTAATCGTGAGGCGCAGCGCCGCGGCCGTAGCCGGGATGCTTGCCATCTCGAAAGCAGGCGGAACGTATGTGCCTCTCGATCCGGAACATCCGCCGGAGCGCACAAAACTGATCCTTGAAGATTCGCGGGCAGAGTTCCTGTTGATGGAGCAGGAAGAGGAACTGCTGCAATCACCATACCTTCGGCATCGGGTGCTCCTCACCCGTGATGCCGGCGAAATCAGCAAAATGCCAGAAGAAGAACCGCAATCGGCCGGCTATGCTGAAAATGCCGCCTACCTTATATATACGTCGGGCTCCACAGGCCGCCCCAAAGGAACGGTGATCAGCCACCGTAGCCTGGTGAATCTGATTGAGTGGCATGCCAAAACTTACGGCACCGGCGGTCAGGACCGCGCGTCCCAGTATGCATCCCAGGGATTTGACGCTTCTATATGGGAAATCTGGCCAACATTGTCTTATGGAGCGAGCCTGCATATAGTCACTGGAGAAGATCGTCTTTCCGTACCACGATTGATGGATTGGATTTCAACGAATGGAATCACCATCGCATTCCTGCCCACGATGGTGGCAACCGCACTGATTTCTCATGAACCAGAGCATTTGCCATTAAAGACACTGCTGACCGGAGCTGATCGACTGCTGCCACTGGCCGTGAAGGATCCGGGGTTCAGCGTTGTGAATCACTATGGTCCCACCGAGGCCACGGTGGTGACAACATGGATCAAGGTCGCGCTGGACGGCAAAACCATCCCCATCGGGAGGCCGGTTCAGAATGCGCAAACCTATGTGCTTGACAGGTATTTGCATCTCTGTCCCCCGGGAGTGACGGGCGAACTCTTTATCGGCGGTGCCGGCCTAGCCCGTGGATATTGGGATCGCGCAGATCTTACCGCTGAACGGTTCCTTCCCAACCCGTTCGCCTGCGGAGAACGCATCTACCGTACCGGCGATCGGGTGAAGTGGCGCGCTGATGGAACATTGGAGTATATCGGCCGGACCGATCAGCAATTGAAGATTCGGGGCTGCCGGATAGAACCGGGAGAAATTGAAGCCGCATTGCGCGAGCATGAATTGGTACGCAAGGTGGTCATAGCTGCATGCGAAGATCGTGTGGGCCAGAACCATCTGGTGGCCTATGTGGTGCCGACGGGCGAGGCTGTGGACGCCCAGGAACTGCGCACTTATATCTCCGGAAAACTGCCTGATTATATGGTTCCATCGGTGTTTGTCGCGATGGAGGAGCTGCCGTTGAATGCCAACGGCAAGCTCGATCGCGTGATGTTGCCCTATCCGGAACAGCTCTCCGGCGCCTCTTCCGGCCATGTCGCCCCCCGCACCCCGGTGGAAGAAACCGTCGCAGCGATCCTCTGTGAGCTAATGCGCCTCGACAAGGTCAGCGTGGAAGCCAATTTTTTTGAGTTGGGCGGCCATTCCTTGCTGGCGACCCAGGTGATTTCACGAATACGAGAGACATTCCACGTGAATTTCCTGCTTCGCCAGATGTTTGAATCTCCCACCGTGGCGCAATTGGCGGCTCTGATCGAGGATGCGCTCATCGACGACATCGAACAGATCTCCGAAGAAGAAGCCGAAAAACTCGTCAAACTGAACGCAGCGGCGCGGGA